DNA from Eucalyptus grandis isolate ANBG69807.140 chromosome 5, ASM1654582v1, whole genome shotgun sequence:
AACCAAAAATTTTGGGCACGGCAGAAGATGGTTTGTTACTTCCAAGAGGAACACGAGGAAAATAATGGACTCAGGTTTAGAATGCTGCGTGGACCGGGGAGTTTTCGTTATATGTTGGTGCCATCAGCCGACACTTACTTATCTTGTTAGCGTACTGGGCCCATGTAGGTAAAAAGATCAAGTCAAGCCTTTTGTAACACAGCAATTTTTTCTGCGTCTGTATTCCGCCCGCGCAAATTTCATCGTTCGAAAGCCTTAAACCCGGCATGTACAAAGCTCTTACTACGTTATATCCAGCTAGGTAAAAAAAGCTACTCATATATGACAAACCAAAAGGCAGGCATTTCCTATTGCGAAATGAAGAACGCAACGGTCACCCCAAGTTATTTCAGAGAAAGCCTAGAACATCAGGATCCATACGGTTCAAATTTCACAAGTTTTGATCGATATTGACAGAGCTATTTCACAATACGGGACTTTTAAACATATGAAAAAACTTCAGAGGTGCCCCTGGACTCGATAAAGATTTCCCCGGTCCAGGCCAAAACCAAAAAACATCTTCGGTTGAAGCTCTTCCCTGAAAAGGAAACTTCAGTCGAACAGAGGCGGGTCCAAGAGCTTCGGCAAAGTCAATACTTTTCGTTAGACAAGCACTCCAGGAAAAgtaaagaagcaaaagaattgACAGATGAGGGGATGACACAAACATACAGGCGTTAAATGCCTAAAAGGGAGGCGCAAGATGCCAACGAAGCTAATGCACAGCTATATCAACGATCGATGTCATTTTAAAGCTACGCACGCATTTACCTTTGTACAAACAAAAAGTCGGAGGAAGGCCAGTATAAGGATGAGAAGTAAATCGAGGATATGACAAATACATAAAAGATGACAAGCACAAACATGAAGTGTCGATAACGACGGGCTAGGGCGACAGAACGAACAATGACCGGCATAGGACTCTTCGCACTAAACGGAGAATTTATAAGTTGGCTGATCGAATGCTTTCATCAGTGTAATGCGAACTCTTTCTTAATCGTCGCCGTTGACACAGGCTTCTAACCAGGATAATTCTAATAGGGATAACTTTCGAGAGAGTTATGGAATGAAAATTTATCAAGAAGGGCTGTATTTGCACAGCACATCTATCAATTAGGAGGCTCTTTCATGAGAATGATGCCATCCTTTCTGAAATAAATGACACCccccctctcccctcccctccccttttttcttttctttttctcttctccgtGATTTTGGCTAAACTTACAAAACGAACTTAAAGGGCCAATTCCGTTTTAGAACGGGGAGCGGGTGTAAAATGAAGccacgggccgatcgatcatAATTCATTTCCTTGAAGGGAAGGGAGAACCACTGCAAGCAAAACACTGACACGGCTAAAAATCACTAACTAGCATACGGTTCAGAAGATGTCATACCTCTAGCATGAGGTCGGGTGGCAAAGGACAAACGCTCGGAAGGAGTTTCCAACAACATTCGCAGATTCCGCGGGTAGTCAAAGGATGGGGGCAGGTAGCGGGGCTTACGGTTGATCCTGCACGATAGCAAATGACGGATATTATCTAGCAACTCAGGAGGAAAAGGAAACTACAGCAGATTACAACAGGAGCTTGCGGGGATCACAAAACGCGGCGATCAACACCCGTAACACGCGAGAGAGCCAAAGCAAATCCAAGATCTAAAACGAGCTTAAATCTCCCTCAGGTCTACCCACAACAAGCGAAGGAAACGAATCGCAACAACCGCAAATCATTAACCGAGAAATCCGACCGAAAATAGATGAGGGAGGGCTTACCAGGGACCCAATAGAAAAAGCGTTGCTTCGGGACATGCTTGCTCGCCTCCGAAGCCGAAGCCGCCCCAAGACTCTCCTTCGAGATCCGCTTCGAAGCCCTAAGACTCTCCTCCTCCGAGATCCTCTTCCGCTTCAAAGCCGCCCTCAGCCGCTGCTTCGAGATCTTCTTCGAAGCCGAAGCCGAAGCCGCCCCAAGACTCTCCTTCGAGATCCGCTTCGAAGCCCTAAGACTCTCCTCCTTCGAGATCCTGTTCTGCTTCGATGTTCTGCTTCGAAGCCCTAGGAGGATCATCTTCTTCGAGATCCTGTTATCGTTGCCATCCTTAACCATgtggatcatcttcttcgaaGCCATCTTCTCaccgcagagagagagagagagcgagagaggttATCCGGTCGGCTTGCgtcgcgcgagagagagagagagagaagagagagaacgagGGTGACTGATTAGGAGTGGTGTGGCTTAAATAAATAGCCCTCCGATCCGATCGGTCGGCCAGGGTTTCCTCCCGGTTGGCGTTTCCCTATCTGCCTTGACTTTTTGATTTCAGTCATGTTGGAGTGAAGTCCGGAAAGATTATTAGTATATTTGTCCATGCTTGCGTGTGTAACCTTTATGTAcgtttcctaaaataaaatttgtgtgCGAGTCAA
Protein-coding regions in this window:
- the LOC104441331 gene encoding uncharacterized protein LOC104441331; translated protein: MASKKMIHMVKDGNDNRISKKMILLGLRSRTSKQNRISKEESLRASKRISKESLGAASASASKKISKQRLRAALKRKRISEEESLRASKRISKESLGAASASEASKHVPKQRFFYWVPGSTVSPATCPHPLTTRGICECCWKLLPSVCPLPPDLMLELLDPPLFD